The Theobroma cacao cultivar B97-61/B2 chromosome 1, Criollo_cocoa_genome_V2, whole genome shotgun sequence genome contains the following window.
TTGCCAGATAGAAGAGCTGAGGCGAATAACGGCGAGAATGCAGCTGCAGAGTGAAATTCCTGATGGTTTGTTGTTCACTACATGACCTACTACTgtcattaaatttttgtttttcttcttcctgaGATGATCAGGCGTTTGTATGTTCCTGGTTACATGGCTTTGTTGTCAAATAAGTgctgaaaatattattttgtacttgtagATTTCCACGTATAATGATTGATGTTCCAAGTTTTCATAAGCCACTGATTTAAGGTTTAAATTGCGTTCTACTGTCTGGCAAAAATGAAAGTCGTTAGTTTGATCCAACAGAATAACTTTCGATAAATTTTTCTGCAAATGTGTCTAGTTGcttcataaatcatcaattttgACATAGGACTGCCAGTTTTATGCCAAATCCAAGGATTTGAATGTGTAGCTAAACTTGCAAGGAGCAGTGGAGTTGGCAAAGCAGTAAAACCCGATAGTGCTCCAAGACCTAAAATCTTACCTCTAAAACCCAACCATCGACCTTAATCGTTGAGATCTCAACTTCTGCTGGGATGTCCCTTTGGTTCTGGCTATTCATGAACTTGTGTATAAGATCTTTATCTCAAGCTTATATACTAACTATCCTGTATTCCTCCCTCTTAGTAGAATAACAATGTCTTGGTAATTCAAACTGGGTTGTCCTTTTGCCTTATCTTAGTTTTTaggttatatatatttaaaaccaAAACTTAGACAGAAAGGCTATGCTACATGCATGTAATCATAAAAGGCTAATGACttaacaaataataattgatGCAGTGAGTTATAAGTGCAATTTTTTCACATACCAATCACTAAATTCACGAGTCAAATTAGATCTGTAGTTCTAACATTCTTGCTAATGAAAAGACCTTGCATCTAACAATGCTGTGAAAAACACCGATCTCTTCGGTAGGAAAGGGCTTCAGGGACTTGTCATTTTCTCACCAATATCCCCGCTCTCCCAAATCACTTTCTTGTCACATTCTCACCGATATTCTCCTCTCTCCATAAGTAGTctcaaatctcaaatcatTTTCCTGTAGCTGCACTCTCTCTTTCGTTATTCCAACCACACGAGGACTTGGCGAGGGCCCTTTAGAAGTTACGCGCGAAAGCGGCCACGACACCCCAACATCCCAGTTAACTCTCACCAATAGTTTAGGTTAACCATGTAATAAGCAGCTGAAAATGAACGCGAAATACTATCCAGaatgaaaagaacaaaaaaaaaaaaaagaatctgGTGAAAATTCCAAATACAACCCCATTTGGCAGCCACGGTATTATTCCCAATGCAACCCCTTTTGGCAGCCAggtattttgatatttgatgggttggaaaagaaaatttcgtTCCCTATAGTTTATTGAGCAGCAATACAGCAATAGCTAAGAAAGTGAGGTTGAAAGAAAACTATTCATTAGTCTTATTTCGAAGCAGAGTATAGTAGACACAACCATACAGAAAGCCTTACTCAACTTGCAATGCAATGCAAGTCTTGAAATCCAGAAAGCAAAATGATAGTGCTAAAATTAACATCCAAGAAAAGATCCACAGTTATCTGATTGATCTGTCTgacaaatgaagaaaatgtgCTAAACTCAGAAAGATTGTGTCCAATAGGCCATCCGTTGTCCTAGTGATGTTTCTCCTCGAACAGACCGTCTGGACCTGAATACCATgataaaatgaagaaaggaCCACATCaatcaatataaataaatagatataTGTGAATAAGAAACATTATTTATGCAGTCCGTAACCAAACATAAATCCACTTCGGATAGTCAAAAGCACAATAAGCTATTATAAATGATAACACTTATCTTTATAACCAGATTCATTGCTCGCTCATCAACATCTTTCTTTTAAATAGGCTCATCAACCAcaacaaataataatacatGCTAATATTCTCTAATATTCAAAATGCACTTACAAAGAGGCAACCCTAAACCAGCAATAATGACATCAATAAGGCTAACAAAAATCCCCAATTTATAAATGTGAAATGGCCGAGCTATTATactttatgaaataaaaagtatGGTGATTTTTGACAGCTCATATGCAATGAATGTCAAACTCTCCAACTGGCAAGTACAGGTAATTAAACTTTCTAtcattttgaaaaaggaaaagaaaaaaaggaatctttatgaaatttgaaaacaaaaaacagaaCACAGGAAAAACTTGAATTCTGTTCTTTATAAGATCTTTTATGTTGGTTAAAACTAGATAAAATTAGAGACAGCTAAACTCAATGATGTAACTATaatatggttgaaatgaaaatgaattttaaacaAGGCCTTGCATTGAATCCAAGTCTTAGCAATTTATTAAGGGCTTAGGCATGGAAAGACAATTTAAAATGCTCTCTTGTATATCTTCAAACAATGATTGTAACCATAGGCTGATGGGGAATTTTGCATGGTATTCCATATAGGAGAAAGTTTTCAACTTATGTTGTAAGTTGTAAAGTAAAATCTACCATAAACTAGGAGATAAACATTCAACATATAATACAGTTTCCACTTCTAATCTTGTATAGAAGTGCAGAGAGCAAGCaagcgagagagagagagaggactATAAAAAATAGCCTATTTTTTAAGTTAGGGTAAAACATAGGAAAGTACATAATTACCAGCAACctaattaaagttaaaaaaaaaaaatcgccAACCATAATTGATTGGAAGTTAGCACTTTCCCATATATATAACGTGCACGTTACAATGTGCTGGCAATTTTTAAGTCTCCATATAAATTACATAGTGTTTGGATGCTTAAAAAAGCAAGTGATTTGTACAAAAATGAGTCaaatttatttcctttttaacCAAATTCAATAGGGTTCCAGTTGGTTTTGATTCCAAAACAGACCTTAAATTCTCTAAGTTTGTCTAGAACTCCTTCCCTTCTTGGACTTTAAAgaaaatgggtgaaaagaaaagaaaaatccagATTTGCCTTTAATTGCCATGGAAAGGCCTAAAATCTAAAAACAACATCCAAAGCAAGTAGGATAACATACCCCATGGGAACTCCTTGTTGCGAATGTGCAGATATGGGTACGCCTGCACACATACACACAACATGACAATCCAACAATCAGTCACAAAAGAATACTGTACATTTGAAATGTGAATGTAAAACATATCTAGAACTAAAAACATcagtttttaaaaaataatgaataaaattaaacagaAAGAAAGTAAGCTCACTGGAGGCTCTTCATGATGGTGATGTCCCTTTGATAGATTATAAATCGCTAAAACAGTGCAGGTAGCAATCCCTAAATATGTTATCTTCTCCCATTTCGCCGTTTcatctgaaaaaaaaaattgcacaCACATCATAAATTCctgtttaaaaaaataagctCTGGTTTTATTAAGCTGTTTGAACTTTCGATTAGAAGACtaaattctattttaatttttcttctatttctaACACAGATTCGATCAAAATGTCAAGGATAAACTAAAACATAAAACCCTAGAACATCAAAAACGgtaaagaaaatcaaaacataatcaatccgtagatgaaaaaaaaaaccctgaTTCGAATCAGATcgaaaaagattaaaatttgtaaagaaaaaaaaaaagctcgCATACAAGCATCATCGTGATGAGAAGAGGAAGCGAAGCCTCGCTTGGGAGTAGCAGAAGGGCGAGAACCACCGCGAAGAACGGTTCGGAGGAAACCAGATCGCACGCTTGCCATCGCCATTTTGCCTTTCGGTTTTTTTCTATTGAATCGAAACCGGAAAACCCTTTCGTTTTGCACTCTTTATTTTGTCAGCGACGAGAAGAGAAAGGGATTAGCACGTGCGAAGTATGtgctgtttctttttttttttcctcaattccttaattttttgtaaagaaattagtaaatattgaaaaatattaaaatataatcatatttgGAAGATTTGTTCTAGATGTCAATGTTAttatctcttttctcttttttaagaATTCTCAATTGTGATCCTTTTTAAGCAAAACATTGACTTTTTGAATACAGCTACTTCCTTcctattttactttttcttgttttttttttttataaaattaaatacatcaataaaatttataattataatcaaaCAACTTCTTTCAATACAAGCAGTTGCTGGTAATTGCTAACATAGATTGTGCTAATAACTGAGtatattatcaatatttttttttccaataaagTTATTTATGATAAAAGAACTTGTTAACTTTTGTCAATTGAAGGGAGCActtgaataaaatatcatGGCTTTCTTCCATTGGCCTCACATTCTTAACTTCAAACTACTTAAGTAGATGATTAGGATGCAATTTTGTCTAATGCAAGAAACAAGTGATAAGTGATTGCAAAGATAATCTCTCCTTCACTGCAAGCTAATTCAGAAAAAAGAGAACTTTCATCCCTCAAAAGTATGCAAACAATGACTGTTTCTCACCCTTTTTTTCAGGGAATTCAAGTGTTTCTAACAACACTATCTGCATAACCAGCACTGCTGTGTCTGGCCTCTCAGGATGTATATTATAAGATCAAATCTGCTATTGCATATCGGCAAATAAGGATTCTGTATGAAACAATCTTCAATTCTCCCTCAATCACAAAGCAATTGTTTCATGAATTGAAGCataccaagaaaaaaaaaaaaggcacaTAAAAAATGGTAGACATAGGAGCAGAAGAAACcagtttattattattgattttcaatttattcgGTTTCCAAACCTCATCCCAACAGACAAAACAGAGAGGGATTGACTAGATCAGTTCACATAAATTGAAGCGCCTTTGGCAAGTCACCTTAGACACACCCTCTCCCAACTGACTGATTGGGGTAAAATTAACTCGCATGACCAACATCGTGGTCACAAGGATCACCAGAAGAATTACCCTCAGTGGAACCACCGAGAGAAGCATCAATTTCTCCAGCCGATATCAGAGTTAAAGCACCAGCCTCGACTGAAAGTTCCTGCATGCGCTTCCTCAGCTTCACCTTAAACTCCTCCAGCATTGATTTCAGTGTCAAGAGCTCCTCCAAGTTAAGTTCATCAACTGGTCTTTCCACCAAGCTTTGGCCCTGGCCTTGGCTCTCCATCCTCATCTGTTTGAGTCTCTCACCTCGAAGTTTTTCAGCCCTCAGTTTCTCCATAATATCAGAGTATTCTTTGTTAAGCTCACGCAGAGAGGCCTCATACTCAGCCTCAGTGCACTGGATTGCTTCCAGATCTGGCTTACTCAAGTTGGGAAGCCTGTTCATAATAGTGTCAACACCGGGATGGCCAAAGGAGAACGCCTTGCCACCAGGAGAGAAAACGACAAGGGCAGTCTCAACAGCACATAAGGTACAGAGTTCCCTGGCCTTCTTGAAGAGGCCAGATCGACGTTTGGAGAAAGCAACCTGCCGAGCATCTGCTCCTGGAATCATCCACATTTGAGTCCTTCGGCGGCCCTTGCTTGACAATCCTGCCATTGAGAAACTACtagaaaagcaatgaaaaagAAGTCTTAGGGAATTGCTTGTGAAATTTGGAGGACAAATGCACCTTATTTATAGGGCTTTCATGCCTAGGCTAGTACTCAGAGGTATCCAACTCTCATTCCCGGATTGGTCGCTCCTCTGTTTCCTTCCATATATTACCTTGGCAGTCATGCAGTCAGAATAAACTCTTCTAATTTGTTTTACTACTTATTGCTAAATGACAATACTTGAATATCCTTAGTTGGCATACTTAAACAGAATCAAACTATTAGCATTTGGAGGCAAATGGAAGTTTTCCAGGAAGTTTGACATAGCTGCGTGGAAAAATGTAGTAAGCCTACCAAACTTGTCTACAAGATTCATAATGGCATTAAATGTTTCAAGACGTAATATTCCTTCAATGACTTAAGTTTTCATAAGCAGACGTGTAAGTCCAGCTTTCAATTAGCAAGGAATGAAGCAGTCAAGCAAggctttcttctttcttttagaGTCAGAAATGAAAACCAAACAAGTCAAAGCAATCTTCTGCTAATAGGGTTTAAGTAATTAAGGTAATATTACATGTCTTGAAACATTAAAGGCTGTAATATTTTTCCAATAAACGAATTTGGTAAGCGTCTTATTTTTGCCCATGCAGCTATGGCAGGCATATCCAGGAAATTAACTTCCATTGCATCCAAACACTAACAATCTGATTCAATTTAAGTGACTCAACTTACCCTACAACCCAAACTACAACTAGAACTACAGGATTCATATACAGCGCTTTGAGCACCCTATTTCTGGTACCAGAAACCTGGCCGCAAATTTACCACAATAAAGCAAGTAATTTAATATAAGTTTAAGAATTGGTAACAAAATAAAGACCACATTAGAATTGGTAATAATTGCTGACCTCTATTATTACATTAAATTGTTATGAATTGTAACTTTTCTATTTGAAATGTGGATACAAGCATGAGGAAAGATCTTTGCCATCAGACTGTGATTATATTAATGTTATGGCAGGTTTCATTGTCAATCAAGAAACGCATTCACCTGAAATTTAAAGGACTGCTATCATGTCAAACTAATTTATCCGAGTAGAATTAAATTGCTTTCCTTAGTTTACAAGAACTTTTTACTGGGGGCCACAGAGAGTTATTGTGAAGATGGGCGTAAATGGTGTGACTTAAGCCTGAGAATTCTAATAGGAACTGGATTCTTATAATCAAAGCCATATTACATGATACAAACACATGGCATGACaataataacaacaaaatTTAACAGATCTGTGGTTGTTGTAAATTGTCAGAACCTTGAAAATGGCACTCCTTTTAATATTTCTAGAGATCTCTCATTTTGTGAATCATATTAATCAAGCTTGATAGTAATACACTTAATTCAACTGCATAAAAAAGAGGCAAGTAATTAACTTTCTAGTAGAGAGGTTGCAACTAAATTAAGAGTTCAACTTGCCTTGACTCACAACAGAATACATGTTACAGATTTACATCttgtttttcaatttaaagCATATGCATAAGCAAAAAAACAACCCTGCTCTTGCTGTGGATAATACacttttgagtttgagaacTGTCTAAAAATCCCTCATGTCATTTATTATTCTTGAGTCTGAACTTAATGGATGAGTGTAACAGTCTTTACTCATAAATATGCTATTATATATTCAAATCATACATCTGCAACTCTAAACCTTACAATTAATACCAAATCCTTTTGCCTTCTTcatcaaacatttttaagCCATTTCTGCCACATTTTCTATCATCAGTCTAGACACACTGCATTAATCCTCGTAGCATGAGGCACGCACCACAACTACGCAAAAGAAtgcaatatttatagaaacgcaaagatatttttggaaaataaaaagtCAAGGACAAATAGTATTGAGGGAAATGAAGATTCGAAACCAAGTATCTAgctgatttcaaaaatatcccAGATGTGATGATAATACTGTCAATAATTTCATCCTGAGGAAAaagttatttctttttcatttatctCATAACTGTTAAAAAATTTGGTTGGAAATGAGGCACAACTTGAACAGACACAAAAATAGACTTTGCTGGAATAATGTGCAGTACCCTTACTTTTAACATTaataaaaggaagaaaacatcTTCCAGAAAAATCAGTCAATCTCAAAAAATTTGGATATCTGATCATCAATCTCAACAAGTTCGGATATCAACatgccccccccccccccagtTGCCTCTTTATCAAACAGCTCATATGCCTGAAGTCAGTTACAGCTACTGCTAAAAAGTGATGATAAATTTCGACTTTTCCAAATACAAGCCTTATAGATAAGATGCGGTAGTACTAGCCTATAAGAAAACTAGAAAGCTACCATTGCTTTAACATAAGTATGCACTTATTGTGTAGTGCAATTCCAGACTAGCTGTGATGGTAAATTTCATTCTTATTTCTTGATTTCAAGAGTATTTTAGCTTTTTATGATTGATTGCCACACGGTAATATATTCCAACCTATCCATGACTCTGGGGGTAACTTTTACACAGTTTTTTTTCCAGCAATATGTGAGTGCAAAATCAACTTCTCCTCTAGGTATGTCATTGTCAAGAAATAATCTTGTAATCTAAATTCAGAGGGGTATACCACAAAGTAGGATAATAAATGCAGTTGATACATTATGCAACTAGATGCTGAACATTTCAGACATCATTAACTGGACTATTTAAGCTTTGTTTGGTTAATGTTTTTACTGTTTgctattttaccttttttgtgcaaaacataaataatgaataaaaaacaaaaggcaaATGGCAATTGCACAATCAAGCCAAGCCTTAGTTAAAATCTAAGcctattaaatttttaaattaaggaTGAACCAACCAAATTCTGACAGTTATCTTAAGGTCTGACATGTGACGGTCCTACGAATAGTAACTATGCTTCTCTTATATGTTCAATCATGATAACTTATTTTACCaaacattatttatataattagttAGTTTCCTTAACCCTTTCCTATTTTATAGCCTCATCCAAGTATCTTTCCATTTGATAACAAGATATCAAAATGGGTTTTACTTTTCAACTAATCTGataacaaattcaaaaataaaacctATTCTCATTATAAAAAAGTCCAATCCCTGGTGGTCTCCATTTCACTGTCTTATAGCCAGCTAGAATCAGCCAACAAGAGAATGAAACCAATCTCTGGacagaaattaaaattgaatctAACTCTACCAGCTCGAAAAAATTGTCAGCAATTCATAGCTATCAACAATAAAAAGTTATTCCGGATTCCTCCTCCCCCAAGTTTATAATGAGTTTTTCTCCTGCTACATCTAGTCTGACCATGACTAATTAATTGTTCTTGCATTTGAAAAACAACTGCTGCCAGCATTCCTTCGCAAACTTCATTGTCGAATGCTTTGGAGTACTATTAATTTCTACAATTAAACATCAGGCGAAAATCTTATCTAGAACCaattagaaaacaaaaattgaattaaaacaagTGCCAAACAATATGATGCAAAGTTAAATCTTCATGATATGGCAGCAAAGAACCAAACTAAATAGCATGAATGTGAAGAATGAATCAACGTCAAACTGAATGCTAAAAGACATAACCAGTTGAGAGACACCAAGCCCCGCTTTGTCTGTGAGCTCCACTCCGACGTGCACAGCAAAGAGAAGCCTTGCATCAGTGTGAAATGAAATCCCCCGCATCAAAACCACCCccgaaaaagaaaagaatcctgGTAGCGTCCAGAACCTACGCCAAAACCAACGTTTCTGATACTTTGTAGTTGAACTAGAAAGGTTCGTGCGTCTTTCTTGTGAGATTTGGTTAAACTCTGTTtggtaagaaaaagaaagaaaaaataaaaatgtttttcacttgtttttaCCCTTCTCCGGTTCTCCAAACATGGCAGTAGACTACTAGCACAGAGTTTATGGCCTAGGGGAAGAAAAGGAGATAAAAATTCGAAACTAAGCCTAAATTTTAACTGAGATGGGACTTCAAAGATCAATCAAGCTTGGCCCAATAAAGAACCATGAATCCAATAAACAAAAGGAGTAATTTATCTGTTGCAGGCCCAATTACATATTTAACTCGAATTTTCAAAGCTTTAACCAGACGCAAACCGACCATACAAGCTAGCAATTCTCATCCGTCAACACTACCCcatcaaaatgaaacaaaatcgACTTATTTTCCAAACACATTGAACCAAAAATTTCGGCTACCGcttgaaagttgaaaactTCAACCAAGAAAAAGACCCAAAATTTTCCCACATGCCACCTCTCACAATCTCAAGACAGCTTAGACCGTTGTCTTATATGCCAAGTTTCAAAGTCACCGCCAACACGAGACACGTCCGAGATTTTGAACCTTTTATGACGAAACGATGGtcatttggtttttttttttttttttttgggagggggggggggggagtcGGGGTCTTGANttttttttttttttttttggagagGGGGAGAGGGGGGGCTAGGTTTTGGTAACTTGACCTTGTGCATGGTTCAATTTAAGGTTGCTATAGTCAAGCCAAAATGGTCCGGTCGGGTACAGTAGAAAGGGTCACCGAGCCGCACTCCCTAGACCCCTGAATTGCAGACCAAATTTGGTTTGATGACAATGGCTTTGTATTGGGTTGAAATCTGTACaagcttttttctttgttccaAAGTAAGAGGGTTCCTTTTCTTAATGCATTAAATTTGATAACTTCTCTCAGCACACGGAGTTCTTAGTTGGCATGTACGACTTTGAATGAAGACTCTTGccattaagtcaaatatataatGATAATTGAAGGAGGTTTTTAGAGCTATTTTCCACAAAATCCTTGCTATCATCCTTAAATAAGGCCAGCAAAACTGCAAATGTCTCCTCTCAATTACATTCAAAAATGTCCGCGGTCCCCTATTCACCACTCCAAGTTCATCATGTATTTAGCTTGTGATAGATATAAAGGGACAATTGGCCATATACATTTATACCAAGAATATTGGGAATCTACCTTATATGTATCCTTATACACgagagaaaaaattatttacaaaaaaaaaatccaatgtTTGAATGTTagttatacaaaaaaaaaaaagctgaaAGTATGTAGTAATtctactaaaaaaaattaaatgcttataaatttattctttatcatttttccTCCATTTGTGAGGAGTTCCCATAAAATACTCTGATTATGCTAAACAGGTGAGCTGAGTTGAGGTTCATCACACTTCAAGTGATTACAGTTGAATCAACCGTCTGATACTGCTGTTTTGATGATCATCTTCCTCCATGCAACAGCTACTTGGACGTTGAAGTTCCAAACAAGGCGTTTCTTCTACAAGGTTAGCAAGCTCTTCATCACCATCATCGTCATCCTTATCGATAACATCGTGGAGATCAAGCGCGTACACCACATCTTCACTAGCCCATCCCGCACGTAATAACACAACAGACAAGACCCTCACATGCCATGCAGCATCCCCACCGTCCATCACCAATCGGGTCCCACTCTTTTCCTTGTTCTCGTTTTGATCACAGCCGTCGATCATCATCATCTCCCTCACCTCCTCCTCTCTCCACCCCCCCtctctcaatttccaaaacactTCCTCCAAACATCCCCTTAAGCCCAAGTCCTCCTCTACCTCACCCCTACTCCACCACCCCCGCGTGACACCACGCGCCACAACTCTCCTTCCTTTCTCCGCCACGTCCGTCCAAAAGTCAATCCTCCGCGCTGTGGTCGCGGCCCAAGCCGGCACATTGTTATTGACGCTATTGCTTTTCTTCCTCGTGAAAGGCTTAAAAACCCCACCTCTTCTCAAGAATTCGACTTCTTGAAAAAACCTAGTAATATCAAAGCTCAAGATTCTAACCTCATCTCCATCAACGTAAAAAACAGGGTTTCCAGCCATGTTTGGCGTCGAAGGGATATAACAATTTCTATATATAGGAACAAGAAGAGGCGCTTTTTGTAATAAGCTTTTAACCAACGCCAAAGCTTCATTGGAATTTGAAGGTTTGGGCCCCCAAGAATCGGACCAAAAGTTGTGTAACGTAATGTTCTTGGAAAGAGACAAGAGAGGAAGGTTAAGGAGAATGTTAAGTTGTTGAGGAGAAGAAGATCGCCAGTTTGGGAAAGAAGGGTCGACGGGGAGGCCTTCTTGGAGGATAGAGCGGAGGTCAGGAGGGAAAGTGAAGTGGAGAGTAGATTCGACGGAGGAGAATTCTTGGTCAGTTAAGCCTGGAAGGATTGGAATATCAAGAGATTTAAGATGGTCAATAAGGCTTTTGGAATACGCAGCGAAAGAGAAACAAACAAGCTTTGATCTTGGTGGTCCTTTGGGTGCTTTCATTAAAGGGTTTGGAGGTTGGGTTTGGGTTGTTGTTGCTGTTGCAGCCATTTATTTAGTTGatgaagaaggaaagaaaagaggaTGCTTTTCGAAGGGCGGGTTCAAAGAGGATGATCGGAGAATTGTGAGATCCGTGGGGAATTCAGAGAGAGAGATATTTGACTAAAATTGGTAGAGGGAGAGGAAATATTAACGTCTCTCATGGGTGGCAAGGGATGGTCTGGGTTACTTAAGGGGGTAACAAATGGGAAGGTGTGATGGAGAATGGGGAAGTCACGTGGAAGCCTCGTTGACATTGTTGTCTGGTGCTTATATATAATCATCAGCCTGCATCTCTTGTTTCTTACTTCAATTAAGGCTAAAATAAAATTGGCTACGCAAGGTCGGAATTGCACATTTTTCTCCGCCATCACCCCATTTCTTAAATTTGGGATGATATTTTATCACCGCTGCGgaacaagaaaaattagaGATGTGTAATTGATGAGTTTTTATATCGATTTggtttattataattaaatattaaatagatcaaatatttttaaaaaatcaacaaaaatattaaattttaaaaaagatcaaactaatcaaatatcgagttagtttaatttatttggttttaaatcaaaagaatCGAATTTTGTCActtatatattttacaaattataatattaaaatttataaatttcatccataattataaaatatataaataatctaaaccataaaatatatatataacatttgTCCTTTCACTTGTATAATTAAGTCATTTCACATAAACCATCAAattcatcaaattaacatttaagagttttaaattttaagttttaacaTTCCTAGCATGCTTGGTTCATTAGAAAAAATAGAATGGGAATAGAATAGTCATTctaagagaataaaatagagaaaaaataattattatatagatTGGTTCATGAGAatgaaatagaataaaaattgtTATTACTACTTATTCTATTGTTTGGCTAgtagaaataattttaagaatgattaaagaataatgggtaaatgataaaaatacNTTGTTTGATTGGGTAGAACAATTTTAAGAGTAGTTAAAGAATAATgggtaaaaaataaaaatattttttatttaattttaaaaaaaatttaattaaaaaataaaaatactatgatgagaaaaaatattctttattaaaattaaaaaatttattttgttaaaaggtaaaaatattttaagtaataaaatcaaataacttttactataattgaa
Protein-coding sequences here:
- the LOC18611363 gene encoding cytochrome c oxidase subunit 6a, mitochondrial; the encoded protein is MAMASVRSGFLRTVLRGGSRPSATPKRGFASSSHHDDAYETAKWEKITYLGIATCTVLAIYNLSKGHHHHEEPPAYPYLHIRNKEFPWGPDGLFEEKHH
- the LOC18611364 gene encoding agamous-like MADS-box protein AGL29 → MAGLSSKGRRRTQMWMIPGADARQVAFSKRRSGLFKKARELCTLCAVETALVVFSPGGKAFSFGHPGVDTIMNRLPNLSKPDLEAIQCTEAEYEASLRELNKEYSDIMEKLRAEKLRGERLKQMRMESQGQGQSLVERPVDELNLEELLTLKSMLEEFKVKLRKRMQELSVEAGALTLISAGEIDASLGGSTEGNSSGDPCDHDVGHAS
- the LOC18611365 gene encoding uncharacterized protein LOC18611365 is translated as MAATATTTQTQPPNPLMKAPKGPPRSKLVCFSFAAYSKSLIDHLKSLDIPILPGLTDQEFSSVESTLHFTFPPDLRSILQEGLPVDPSFPNWRSSSPQQLNILLNLPLLSLSKNITLHNFWSDSWGPKPSNSNEALALVKSLLQKAPLLVPIYRNCYIPSTPNMAGNPVFYVDGDEVRILSFDITRFFQEVEFLRRGGVFKPFTRKKSNSVNNNVPAWAATTARRIDFWTDVAEKGRRVVARGVTRGWWSRGEVEEDLGLRGCLEEVFWKLREGGWREEEVREMMMIDGCDQNENKEKSGTRLVMDGGDAAWHVRVLSVVLLRAGWASEDVVYALDLHDVIDKDDDDGDEELANLVEETPCLELQRPSSCCMEEDDHQNSSIRRLIQL